In one Arachis duranensis cultivar V14167 chromosome 9, aradu.V14167.gnm2.J7QH, whole genome shotgun sequence genomic region, the following are encoded:
- the LOC107468020 gene encoding peptidyl-prolyl cis-trans isomerase, with protein MANPRVFFDMTIGGQPAGRIIMELFADTTPRTAENFRALCTGEKGVGRSGKPLHYKGSSFHRVIPNFMCQGGDFTAGNGTGGESIYDIKFADENFVKKHTGPGILSMANAGPNTNGSQFFICTAKTEWLDGKHVVFGQVVEGMDVVREIEKVGSSSGRTSKPVVVADCGQLS; from the coding sequence ATGGCAAATCCTAGGGTGTTCTTTGACATGACCATCGGAGGCCAGCCAGCTGGCCGCATCATCATGGAGCTCTTCGCCGACACAACGCCGAGGACCGCCGAGAACTTCCGTGCACTCTGTACCGGTGAGAAGGGAGTTGGCCGCAGCGGGAAGCCCCTCCACTACAAGGGTTCCTCCTTCCACCGTGTCATCCCCAACTTCATGTGCCAGGGTGGTGACTTCACCGCAGGAAACGGCACCGGCGGTGAATCGATCTACGACATCAAGTTTGCTGACGAGAATTTCGTCAAGAAGCACACCGGACCGGGTATCCTGTCGATGGCGAATGCGGGTCCAAACACTAACGGATCTCAGTTCTTCATCTGCACCGCGAAGACGGAGTGGTTGGATGGGAAGCACGTTGTGTTCGGGCAAGTGGTCGAGGGCATGGATGTGGTGAGGGAGATCGAGAAGGTTGGGTCCAGCTCTGGCAGGACGTCGAAGCCGGTGGTCGTCGCCGACTGCGGTCAACTGTCTTAG